In one Caldivirga sp. genomic region, the following are encoded:
- a CDS encoding radical SAM protein: MSLIIREIKVKKALSKSGLPEYDYALNPYLGCQHGCVYCYARDFTSGEPATRWGEVVYVKVNLIEVLSNEVKGVRRGIVGLSTITDPYQPIESKYKLSRGALGILCGSGFHVSVQTKSALVLRDIDLLRQCGGMVDVGLTITTMRDVFKLIEPNTQAPLVRAMTIRKLARAGVKTWIFLGPIIPGINDSRLDYEPIIRLAKETNSQLIIDRFRPRKTAVGLIKSKLGVNPIPTTDWWRRTISELSQLCSSYGVNCITEEDEWRSRRRDGSILDYLHD, encoded by the coding sequence ATGAGCCTTATTATTAGGGAAATTAAGGTTAAGAAGGCCTTAAGTAAATCCGGCCTACCTGAATACGACTACGCCCTAAACCCATACTTAGGTTGCCAGCATGGTTGCGTATACTGTTACGCAAGGGACTTCACCAGTGGGGAACCGGCTACTAGGTGGGGGGAGGTTGTGTATGTTAAGGTTAATTTAATTGAGGTGCTCAGTAATGAGGTTAAGGGGGTTAGGAGGGGCATTGTGGGTTTATCAACAATAACGGACCCGTATCAACCAATTGAGTCAAAGTATAAGTTAAGTAGGGGGGCCTTAGGCATACTCTGCGGTTCAGGATTCCACGTAAGTGTTCAGACTAAGTCAGCCCTAGTGCTTAGGGATATTGACCTCCTTAGGCAATGTGGCGGCATGGTTGATGTTGGCTTAACAATAACGACAATGAGGGATGTGTTTAAGTTAATTGAACCAAACACCCAAGCACCATTAGTTAGGGCAATGACTATTAGGAAGCTGGCTAGGGCTGGTGTGAAAACATGGATATTCCTAGGCCCAATAATACCAGGTATTAATGACTCAAGGCTTGATTATGAACCAATCATTAGGCTAGCTAAGGAGACTAATAGCCAATTAATAATAGACAGGTTTAGACCAAGGAAAACAGCCGTAGGCCTCATAAAAAGCAAATTAGGCGTTAACCCAATACCAACCACTGATTGGTGGAGGAGAACAATAAGTGAATTAAGCCAACTTTGCAGCAGTTACGGCGTCAACTGCATTACTGAGGAGGATGAGTGGAGGAGTAGGCGTAGGGATGGTTCAATACTTGATTACCTACATGACTAA
- a CDS encoding Nre family DNA repair protein, protein MRINPELCVRCRGEYNLCGLAYCPILVNNRAFRRIKPLEGKTGVDGSSPPSVMVGRLGYPKVRVYPATPPIHGSTDWLEEPKAWLSMSLEDFLTSRLTLIRGSTVFNINDPRNPPRQLHEIQVMAISSRPVDTELTLAKPIKGNVTFNEQEPPIGPSAPLRNLKLSTTPQPARAVEKAYSDLDMRASDAVWMLYSSGIDVHVISRLMSIGAIGRGRARRLVPTRWSITAIDEEVSSRLIDEVKDYPELGEYRVYVRRSSNNLFLGILAPHTWLYEWSELWWPGSTWNNWGSEPVVEIDSEGYWGRDTYPSIGGCYYAARLAAAEALHSMRRQAAVILLREIYPGFNIPVGVWFVRENVRAMFKGEYASFSSLDEALKFAAGQLKLPLAKWASRSYVLRRLREARLL, encoded by the coding sequence GTGCGGATTAACCCTGAACTATGCGTTAGGTGTCGTGGGGAGTATAACCTATGCGGATTAGCTTACTGCCCAATACTCGTGAATAATAGGGCCTTCAGGAGGATTAAGCCCCTTGAGGGTAAAACAGGTGTTGACGGTTCCTCGCCCCCAAGCGTCATGGTTGGTAGACTAGGTTACCCTAAGGTTAGGGTTTACCCAGCTACACCACCAATTCACGGGAGCACTGATTGGCTTGAGGAGCCAAAGGCTTGGTTAAGCATGAGTCTTGAAGACTTCCTAACCAGTAGGCTCACCTTAATTAGAGGTTCAACAGTGTTTAACATTAATGACCCAAGGAACCCACCTAGGCAGTTACATGAAATACAAGTAATGGCTATTTCAAGCAGACCAGTGGACACTGAGTTAACGTTGGCGAAGCCTATTAAGGGTAACGTAACCTTTAATGAACAGGAACCACCAATAGGCCCCTCAGCCCCATTAAGGAACCTTAAATTATCAACAACCCCTCAACCAGCCAGAGCAGTGGAGAAGGCGTACTCAGACTTAGACATGAGGGCTAGTGACGCTGTCTGGATGCTTTACAGTTCAGGGATAGATGTGCACGTTATCTCAAGGTTAATGAGCATTGGCGCAATAGGTAGGGGTAGGGCCAGGAGGCTTGTACCAACTAGGTGGTCAATAACGGCCATTGATGAGGAGGTTTCAAGTAGATTAATAGATGAGGTTAAGGATTACCCTGAACTAGGCGAGTATAGGGTTTACGTCAGGAGAAGCAGTAACAACCTCTTCCTAGGCATACTTGCCCCACACACTTGGCTTTACGAATGGAGTGAATTATGGTGGCCTGGGAGCACTTGGAACAATTGGGGAAGTGAACCCGTGGTTGAAATTGATAGTGAAGGGTACTGGGGTAGGGATACTTACCCAAGCATTGGTGGATGCTACTACGCGGCTAGGTTGGCTGCAGCTGAGGCTCTTCACAGTATGCGTAGGCAAGCGGCTGTAATACTATTGCGGGAGATTTACCCAGGCTTCAACATACCCGTGGGCGTTTGGTTTGTTAGGGAGAATGTTAGAGCCATGTTTAAGGGCGAGTACGCTAGTTTCAGTAGCCTTGATGAGGCTCTTAAGTTCGCTGCAGGTCAACTTAAACTGCCACTAGCCAAGTGGGCTTCAAGATCCTACGTACTGAGGAGGCTGAGGGAGGCTAGATTACTATGA
- a CDS encoding 50S ribosomal protein L5: MKRVYIWSVAVNMGIGQSGERLEKAAKVMSELTGRTPSYRLAHKSIKDFGIRRGEPIGLLVTLRRNEAVWFLLKALAAVDFTLKEESFNAGNVSFGVREHILVPGSRYEPALGIFGFDVAVTLARPGYRVQYRRRARADVGKAHRVTREETIRFFQDVIGVRVLKR; encoded by the coding sequence ATGAAGAGGGTGTACATATGGAGTGTTGCAGTGAACATGGGTATTGGGCAGAGTGGTGAAAGGCTTGAGAAGGCTGCTAAGGTTATGTCAGAGTTAACTGGGCGGACACCATCCTATAGGCTTGCGCATAAGTCGATAAAAGACTTCGGAATAAGGAGGGGTGAACCAATAGGCCTACTGGTCACCCTAAGGAGGAATGAGGCCGTGTGGTTCCTACTTAAGGCGCTGGCTGCAGTTGACTTCACCCTTAAGGAGGAAAGCTTCAATGCAGGTAACGTGAGTTTCGGGGTTAGGGAGCACATACTCGTGCCGGGCTCCAGGTATGAGCCTGCCTTAGGCATATTTGGCTTCGACGTTGCAGTAACCTTAGCTAGACCTGGATATAGGGTTCAGTATAGGCGTAGGGCAAGGGCTGATGTGGGTAAGGCTCATAGGGTAACTAGGGAGGAGACCATTAGGTTCTTCCAGGACGTAATAGGGGTTAGGGTGCTTAAACGCTGA
- a CDS encoding 30S ribosomal protein S4e: MTHLRRSTSPEWWPVERKGLPWSIKPSPGPHPAYSSIPLAVLLRDVFHYARTLKEARLIIGKGYVKVDGKVRRDYKYPVGLMDVVELTPISEYYRIIPDPVNFLKPIRIDKAEASVKVCRIEDKTMVKEGRIQLNLHDGRNIIVEQDEGKKYETLGSVVINLEDGKLMDYYPMQPNQYVIAFSGINVGKHGTLVNWVKSFRKRDAIATVKAKEGEFKTILDYLLVIGKESPVVKVTE, encoded by the coding sequence ATGACTCACCTGAGGAGGTCAACGTCACCTGAATGGTGGCCTGTGGAAAGGAAGGGGTTACCGTGGTCGATTAAGCCAAGTCCAGGCCCCCATCCAGCCTACTCAAGCATACCCCTTGCCGTGCTTCTTAGGGACGTATTCCACTACGCTAGGACTCTTAAGGAGGCTAGGTTAATAATAGGTAAGGGTTACGTTAAGGTTGATGGTAAGGTTAGGAGGGATTATAAGTACCCTGTTGGCTTAATGGATGTTGTTGAGTTAACCCCAATAAGCGAATACTACAGGATCATACCTGACCCCGTTAACTTCCTGAAGCCCATTAGGATTGATAAGGCTGAGGCAAGCGTTAAGGTGTGTAGGATTGAGGATAAGACAATGGTTAAGGAGGGTAGGATTCAGTTAAACCTCCATGATGGGAGAAACATCATTGTTGAGCAGGATGAGGGTAAGAAGTATGAGACACTTGGAAGCGTCGTAATTAACCTTGAGGATGGTAAGTTAATGGATTACTACCCAATGCAGCCTAACCAATACGTAATAGCCTTCAGCGGTATCAACGTGGGTAAGCACGGTACATTAGTTAACTGGGTTAAGTCCTTTAGGAAGAGGGATGCAATAGCAACAGTTAAGGCTAAGGAGGGTGAGTTTAAAACAATCCTAGACTACCTACTGGTTATTGGTAAGGAATCACCAGTGGTGAAGGTGACTGAGTGA
- the rplX gene encoding 50S ribosomal protein L24, with protein sequence MPVLTSSSQPRKQHKALSRAPWHARRRLLTAPLSKDLQRQLGIKRIPVRVGDTVLIMRGDFKGTRGKVTRVDYKRMRIYVDSASYKKPSGEAVYYPIHPSKVVIVELDQSDKIRVAAIERIRKAREAKAGAREVIVPQQGGQS encoded by the coding sequence ATGCCTGTGTTAACATCATCAAGTCAACCCAGGAAGCAGCATAAGGCGCTTAGTAGGGCACCTTGGCATGCTAGGCGTAGGTTATTAACGGCACCATTATCTAAGGATTTGCAGAGGCAATTGGGCATAAAGAGGATACCGGTTAGGGTTGGGGATACTGTGCTAATAATGAGGGGGGACTTTAAGGGTACTAGGGGTAAGGTAACTAGGGTTGATTACAAGAGGATGAGGATATACGTTGACTCCGCTTCATATAAGAAACCCAGTGGTGAGGCTGTGTATTACCCAATTCACCCATCTAAGGTAGTCATCGTGGAGCTTGATCAAAGCGATAAAATTAGGGTTGCTGCAATTGAGAGGATTAGGAAGGCAAGGGAGGCTAAGGCAGGTGCTAGGGAGGTTATAGTGCCTCAGCAGGGTGGTCAATCATGA
- a CDS encoding zinc ribbon domain-containing protein, with product MVIDLNSSYGIVVHYWDGKLIRTEKYKPPNKGAMWREVKWLMKLRDTLYNQGTITQAQINTYSALVRKMLSKSSKAWIQQTVDRVVRRVRRIAKGHGKEPLVLIDVPSDESLRGSPLQRTIRSFAQYLTNVLSWYGIYWEEVRLYSTICPRCGARLRLVEKTRHVRIMACPRCGFSEDRDKVPLHWAIKHLTPP from the coding sequence GTGGTGATTGACCTCAACAGCTCCTATGGCATTGTTGTCCATTACTGGGATGGGAAGCTGATAAGGACGGAAAAGTACAAGCCACCAAACAAGGGGGCTATGTGGCGTGAAGTTAAGTGGTTAATGAAGCTAAGGGATACCCTGTACAACCAAGGCACCATAACACAGGCACAAATCAACACGTACTCCGCCTTGGTAAGGAAGATGTTGAGTAAGAGTAGTAAGGCTTGGATCCAGCAGACCGTGGATAGGGTAGTCAGGAGGGTTAGGAGGATAGCCAAGGGGCATGGTAAGGAGCCGTTAGTGCTTATTGATGTACCAAGTGATGAATCCTTGAGGGGTAGCCCGTTGCAGAGGACTATAAGATCCTTCGCCCAATACTTAACAAACGTCCTGTCGTGGTACGGCATTTATTGGGAGGAGGTGAGGCTCTACAGCACCATCTGCCCTAGATGCGGCGCTAGGTTAAGGCTGGTTGAGAAAACGAGACACGTAAGAATCATGGCTTGCCCAAGGTGCGGGTTCAGTGAGGATAGAGACAAGGTACCACTCCACTGGGCAATAAAACACCTAACCCCGCCTTAA
- a CDS encoding nucleotidyltransferase domain-containing protein, whose product MSYKVPGLEEFPWADYSVEFAILFGSRAGGRLVKGDWDIAVWLSDQDKYADLLTALAKFLNVREELIDLIPLNYRLPCVLIIEIFRHRPVYVRDIERYLDIRFRLQNPCIDFFISRRVLGLGEPPWRL is encoded by the coding sequence ATGTCTTATAAAGTGCCTGGGCTTGAGGAGTTCCCCTGGGCTGACTATAGTGTTGAGTTCGCTATACTATTTGGCTCTAGGGCTGGAGGTAGGCTTGTTAAGGGGGATTGGGATATTGCGGTATGGCTTAGTGACCAGGATAAGTATGCGGACCTCTTGACAGCATTGGCTAAGTTCCTAAATGTTAGGGAAGAGTTAATTGACCTAATTCCGCTGAATTACAGGCTACCATGCGTCTTAATAATTGAGATATTTAGGCATAGGCCAGTGTACGTTAGGGATATTGAGAGGTACCTCGATATTAGGTTTAGGCTCCAGAACCCATGCATTGACTTCTTCATAAGCAGGAGGGTATTGGGCTTAGGTGAACCACCGTGGCGATTATAG
- a CDS encoding HepT-like ribonuclease domain-containing protein, with amino-acid sequence MAIIERLLKIIEEREKLLDRYSPSDLSDFRAFYSALYLLQTQAQALIDLAQRTASLMGMEVSGYVDAGEKLMILGIISSDDLRFYKSIVAFRNMAIHEYSTVDIDVIKRIIEKQGV; translated from the coding sequence GTGGCGATTATAGAGAGGTTACTTAAAATAATTGAGGAGAGGGAGAAGCTACTCGATAGATATTCGCCAAGTGACCTCAGTGACTTTAGGGCCTTTTACTCTGCCTTATACCTACTTCAGACGCAGGCCCAAGCCCTCATAGACCTGGCTCAGAGGACTGCATCGTTAATGGGCATGGAGGTTAGCGGCTATGTGGATGCTGGGGAGAAGTTAATGATACTGGGTATAATATCTAGTGATGATTTAAGGTTTTATAAAAGCATAGTAGCTTTCAGGAATATGGCAATCCACGAGTATTCAACCGTGGATATTGATGTTATTAAGAGGATTATTGAAAAACAGGGAGTATAG